The region TTGCAGGGGCCACGGCCCTGCACCACGTTCCAGAACTCGTCCCAGTCTACTTCGCCGAAATCGTAATGCCGCGTGGCTTCATTCCACCGCAAGGCTTCGTCCGGAATAGTGAGTCCCAGAAATTCTGCCTGTGGCACCATCATGTCCACGAACTTCTGCCGCAGCTCGTCGTTCGTGAAACGCTTGATCCGCCACTGCATGGAACGGGCCGTATGCGCCGATTCGTCGTCGCGCGGCCCGAACATCATAAGCGTCGGCCACCACCAGCGGTTCAGCGCATCCTGCGCCATTGCCTTTTGTTCGGCCGAGCCGTTGCACAGCGTCTGCATGATCTCAAACCCTTGCCGCTGGTGAAAACTTTCTTCTTTACAGACCCGCACCATCGCCCGGGCGTAGGGACCGTACGAGGTGCGGCAGAGCGGCACCTGGTTCAGAATGGCCGCCCCGTCGACCAGCCAGCCGATCGCTCCGATGTCGGCCCAGGAAAGCGTGGGGTAATTAAAAATACTGGAATATTTTGCTTTTCCCGCATGCAGGTCGGCCAGCAGGTCGTCGCGCGAAGCGCCGAGGGTTTCGGCCGCACTGTAGAGGTAGAGGCCGTGCCCGGCTTCGTCCTGCACTTTCGCCAGCAGGATGCTTTTGCGCTTCAGGGTAGGTGCCCGAGTAATCCAGTTGCCTTCGGGCAGCATCCCCACGATCTCGGAATGCGCGTGCTGCGACATCTGCCGGATCAGGGTCTTGCGATAATCCTCAGGCATCCAGTCCTTCGGTTCGATGCGTTGATCGGCATCGATGCGGGCCTGAAACTGATGTTCGGAGGGGGTGGACGACATAAGTGATTCGGTTGTTTGAATTGATGGCGACGGCAGGTGGCAGCTCCCGCCCACGTTCAGCGCAATTCCGGCGGCGGTCGGTGTGCTCCCTACAAAATACCGTTTACTTCGTTACTGATCATAATCCAGGACGACTTTTTCGGTCAGTGGCCGGGCCTGGCAGGTCAGCACATAGCCGGCTGCCACTTCCTCGGCATCGAGTGCGTAGTTCACGTCCATTTCCACCTGGCCGGCCAGCACTTTCGCGCGACAGGTGCTGCACATACCGCCTTTGCAGGAATACGGCAGGTCGATGCCGCGTGCCAGCGCTGCCTCCAGAATCGTGTCGCCATAGTACGACAGGTCCAGTTGCACCACGCGTCCGTCGAGGTGGCATTCGACCCGGCGCTTGGCGTCGTCGGGGTGCGGCGTGACGGCCGGGCGCCGGGCAGACGGCGTCGCAGCCCGACTGGTGGTAAACAACTCGAAATGAACGCGCGCCGGAGGGATGCCCCGGGCGCTTAGCTCGGCCCGCACGTCGTGAATCATG is a window of Catalinimonas alkaloidigena DNA encoding:
- the paaA gene encoding 1,2-phenylacetyl-CoA epoxidase subunit PaaA, with product MSSTPSEHQFQARIDADQRIEPKDWMPEDYRKTLIRQMSQHAHSEIVGMLPEGNWITRAPTLKRKSILLAKVQDEAGHGLYLYSAAETLGASRDDLLADLHAGKAKYSSIFNYPTLSWADIGAIGWLVDGAAILNQVPLCRTSYGPYARAMVRVCKEESFHQRQGFEIMQTLCNGSAEQKAMAQDALNRWWWPTLMMFGPRDDESAHTARSMQWRIKRFTNDELRQKFVDMMVPQAEFLGLTIPDEALRWNEATRHYDFGEVDWDEFWNVVQGRGPCNRERLDARVQAHEAGAWVREAALAHAAKRKARQTPTEQMV